Within Eggerthella sp. YY7918, the genomic segment AAGTAAACGAAATAATTGTAGATGAAAATCTCAGCCAGCCTATAGTTTCAGATGTCGTATCCAATGTTCCCAGTGATTCGTACGCAGCGTTAGATGCCCTTGCGGCAGAAAATCGGTCTGTAGTTAAGGATGGGGTATACAGTGTTTCTTCTGCGAAATCCTCTTCTGCTGTCCTCGATGTGAAAGCCGCCAGCACTGCAAATGGCGCAAACGTGCAACTACACTCGTCAAATGGAACCGATGCCCAAGTATGGATTATCACCCATGATGCAGCGGGATACCTTACGATAGCCTCTGCCAATTCGGGCAAGGTTCTCGACGTAAAGGCCGCCAAAGCAGCTAGCGGCACCAATGTTCAGCAGCACGAACCGAACGGCACTCGAGCCCAAAAGTGGATCGCGGTTGCCGACGGGGAAAGCATTAAGCTCGTCTCTGCCCTCAGTGAATCGTATGTGCTTGATGCCGCTCGCGGCGATACGGCCAACGGCACAAACGTGCAGATACATGCTGATAACGGGACCGCTGCGCAGCGTTGGGTGCTAAGTTCTACCAAAACGATGGCACAACGCCTAGACGTTCTTGCTAATGACAATCGCAATGTCGTTGCCGACGGACAGTATGTTTTTCGCTCTGCGAAATCCTCTTCTGCTGTCCTCGATGTGAAAGCCGCCAGCACTGCAAATGGCGCAAACGTGCAACTACACTCGTCAAATGGAACCGATGCCCAAGTATGGATTATCACCCATGATGCAGCGGGATACCTTACGATAGCCTCTGCCAATTCGGGCAAGGTTCTCGACGTAAAGGCCGCCAAAGCAGCTAGCGGCACCAATGTTCAGCAGCACGAACCGAACGGCACTCGAGCCCAAAAGTGGATCGCGGTTGCCGACGGGGAAAGCATTAAGCTCGTCTCTGCCCTCAGTGAATCGTATGTGCTTGATGCCGCTCGCGGCGATACGGCCAACGGCACAAACGTGCAGATACATGCTGATAACGGGACCGCTGCGCAGCGTTGGGTGCCGTATGATGCGTGCCCTGTGGTCGAGCCATGCAAAAAGGTGATAGATTCGGGTTGGTTTGCGCTCGCTACACCGTTAAATCCTTCAAAAGTGATTGATATTGCAAGTGCTTCTCAGAAAGACGGCGCTAATGCACAACTCCATTTTTCGAACGGGACTTTAGCTCAAATTTTTTATTTAGAATGGGAAGATGGCTGGTATACGATTCGAAATGCAAGATCAGATAAGCTCTTACATGTAGATAATGGTGCCGTTCTTCCGGGAACAAATGTCCATCAATGGAGTGGGTCTAACGAGAATGCTCAATGGTCGGTGTCGAAGAGCGACGATGGGTCATATAATTTCGTCAATAGGGCATCTGGATTGGCTCTTGGTGTCGACACGTCAAAAGTGGTTGATGGTACAAATGTTCAAGGATGCGCAGTTAGTGAGGCGTCTTCACAAAAATGGTTAGTAGTGGAGCAAAAAAATCTTCTTCCCGAAGGAATATATACGCTTGTGTCGGCCTTGTCCTCTCTTAAAGTTGTAGATGTAACAGCAGCGTCGGATTCGGATGGGGCAAATGTTCAGCTTTATGATCGAAATGACACGCCTGCGCAAAAGTGGGAAATTAAGCTAGTCGGGGGCAAAGATAATACCTATACGCTTCGAAGCTTGGCTTCGGGTAAATGTTTAGCAGTAGACGACTCCGGGAATGTTTGCCAGTTTAGTTGCGATGTATCAGCTCCGCAACCTGCTGTGCAGTGGACGCTTAATATAAAAGCTGGTCGCTTTGAGATGACAAATGTGCTTACGAGTAAAGTACTTGAGACTGCAAATGGATCTTACACAGCAGGAGCAAACATTCAAGTAGGAATGGCAAACGATAGTAAAGCTCAACAGTTTGAATTTGCTGCAGTTCCGGTTTTGTCAAATGGCACGTACTCTATAAAATCGGCTCTCGGAAATGATCAGGTGATCGATGTTTCATCGGGTCAATTAGCCAACGGTGCGAATATTCAGACGTTTGAGAATAATGGAACCGGCGCGCAGAAATGGAATATAACTTCAATAGGGGATGGTTATTTCAAGGTTGTGAATGCTAAGAGCGGAAAGGCTCTTGATGTTAAATCGGCTAACGCAGTTGCTGGTGCGAATATTCAGCAGCATGTTTGGAATAATACTGCTGCGCAAAAATGGAAATTAACTCCTACAGGAGATGGTTATTATTGCTTCATGTCGGCTTTAGACGAAGGTCTTTGTTTAGAAGTTGCTGGAAGCTCTCCTAAAAATTTAACGAATGTTTGTCTGGGTGTATATTCGGGTTCTGCTTCTCAAAAGTTTCGATTTGCTGCAACTACGTATAAACTGACGATGTCTGATAGGGTAGCTTTACTCAATTCCCTCAGCAGCAGTAGCGCAATTACACCGTTTGGTGGAGCATCGTTTGATGCCAATTCGGCTTCGGGTAGAAGTCTCGTATCGGCACTCAACTCGATCAGAAATAATGGTTATCAAGTTGGGTTTGTTATGATGGATCTCAATACTGGTGCTGGTTTAGCAAGTATGCCTACCCATACTTTCTATGTTGCGAGTTCTATTAAGGGTCCTTATGTTGCGGCGATCAATAAATATGCTCCAGGTGGGGTAACGTCCTATTGGAGAAATATCATGTATCAAACCATTACTGTTTCCAGTAATGAGGGGTACGCAAGTCTAAGGAATTCGTTTGGGAATGGGCCTATGTCTAGCTTAATGGGTTCGGTAGGGGTGAAATCATGGGCGCCTTCAACATGGTATCCACACCTCAATACGAGAGATTTATCAAAGTTATGGTTGGCGACGTATGACTATTTCTACGTTTCAACGAATTCGAATTCGGCATGGTGTCGCAGTTTGTATACCCACTCGCTTAATTCAGTGATGTATAACGCATTGGGTGGTAAATATATGGTACATAGCAAACCGGGTTGGATAGCTGACGGACCTGCTTATACGGCACAGAATGACGGAGGTATAGTGATGGTGAACGGACATCCTTACTTGCTGGTTGTGATGTCTACTGCGTATGGCCAGTACGGAAAACTCCAAACACTTGTGAATGCAATTGATTCAACCCACGCATCAATATTCAGGTAGTTTTAGACATAATTCGCTGCGAAGGCGGACAAGTGATGTCCGCCTTTTAGGTTAGGCGCTCGCGTAAAAGCTGTTCTGCATTTATTCCAAATCCACTCAGGTGGCGCACTTGCGTAACCTCAACAAACGTGACTCTATATAGTTGAATAGTGCTTTACCGCCGTTAACTATGAAATATCGTTGGTTAGTTTTTCGGATTCGTTTATAAACTGAGCACCGAGGATCATCACATATTAACTAAGAGATATCGACAGCTACTCTTTGTAGTGCCCATTCTGCCAGTTTTATAGCTGTTTGGGTGTCTTTCCCGGTACATATGACATGGCCGATTCTGTCATTACTTGAATGGGGTGTTTCAATATGATCATTCTTGGAGACGTAAAGTGACAAGTCTTCAATACCTGCTGCAACTTTTACTTCATTGGGTATGTTAATAAATTTAATTATACCTGGTTTATCTGCTGTGATAAACTTTATAGCAGCACCTTTGTGAGCGCTTGGAGAGAAGTCGTAATCAAGTCCCAATGCTAGTGCAACTGATCCTTCGGCGATATTGACCCCTGTAGAAAGGGGCACAAGGTGCGAGGTGATAAAGTCTCCACCAAGACGTGCGGCAATTTCTATAACTTTAGGCCCCTCTTCGGTTAGTACTATCTCTGTATGCGATGGGCCCGTTGCAATTCCAATCGTTTCAATCGTTTTTCGTGTCACATCACAAATCATTTTTTGAATTTCAGTTGAGAGCTGAGTAGGTTCGGAATGACCCAATTCAACAAAAAAAGGTGGTTTAGTCGTTAGTTTGTCAGTAATCGCAAGTATGCTTGTCGTACCATTTACTGTCACAGCTTCAACGCTCACTTCGGGTCCAATAACCCGCTCCTCAATCATGACAGTGCCTTTTTTTGAAAAGCTGCGGAAGTAATCAAAAAGCTCATCCAGGGGTAAGTTTCGATTTTCGGAGGTAATTAGTTTCACGCCGCGGCTTGCTGCAGAGTCTGCTGGCTTTGCAATACAGCTGAACTCAAAATGCTGTAAAGCCGCTTTGAATTCGTTAATACTGTTACAAATTCGAAACTCCGGCATTGGTATGCCGGTCTCGGATAGCCTAATCCGCATCGCATCTTTTTGTGTTGCACAAATGGCATCTTTCGAAGATATTCCGGTAGGAAGACCAAGGCGTTCCGATACAATTGCGGCAACTCGTACAGGAGC encodes:
- a CDS encoding RICIN domain-containing protein; this translates as MKKVNSFLSIALCAVLVFSYTPIAWADETVITDSAVGDENNVDQNETNSDPNPSTSGSTEGEVSANDDTNNDASFENEIINEAEDTAAEVNEIIVDENLSQPIVSDVVSNVPSDSYAALDALAAENRSVVKDGVYSVSSAKSSSAVLDVKAASTANGANVQLHSSNGTDAQVWIITHDAAGYLTIASANSGKVLDVKAAKAASGTNVQQHEPNGTRAQKWIAVADGESIKLVSALSESYVLDAARGDTANGTNVQIHADNGTAAQRWVLSSTKTMAQRLDVLANDNRNVVADGQYVFRSAKSSSAVLDVKAASTANGANVQLHSSNGTDAQVWIITHDAAGYLTIASANSGKVLDVKAAKAASGTNVQQHEPNGTRAQKWIAVADGESIKLVSALSESYVLDAARGDTANGTNVQIHADNGTAAQRWVPYDACPVVEPCKKVIDSGWFALATPLNPSKVIDIASASQKDGANAQLHFSNGTLAQIFYLEWEDGWYTIRNARSDKLLHVDNGAVLPGTNVHQWSGSNENAQWSVSKSDDGSYNFVNRASGLALGVDTSKVVDGTNVQGCAVSEASSQKWLVVEQKNLLPEGIYTLVSALSSLKVVDVTAASDSDGANVQLYDRNDTPAQKWEIKLVGGKDNTYTLRSLASGKCLAVDDSGNVCQFSCDVSAPQPAVQWTLNIKAGRFEMTNVLTSKVLETANGSYTAGANIQVGMANDSKAQQFEFAAVPVLSNGTYSIKSALGNDQVIDVSSGQLANGANIQTFENNGTGAQKWNITSIGDGYFKVVNAKSGKALDVKSANAVAGANIQQHVWNNTAAQKWKLTPTGDGYYCFMSALDEGLCLEVAGSSPKNLTNVCLGVYSGSASQKFRFAATTYKLTMSDRVALLNSLSSSSAITPFGGASFDANSASGRSLVSALNSIRNNGYQVGFVMMDLNTGAGLASMPTHTFYVASSIKGPYVAAINKYAPGGVTSYWRNIMYQTITVSSNEGYASLRNSFGNGPMSSLMGSVGVKSWAPSTWYPHLNTRDLSKLWLATYDYFYVSTNSNSAWCRSLYTHSLNSVMYNALGGKYMVHSKPGWIADGPAYTAQNDGGIVMVNGHPYLLVVMSTAYGQYGKLQTLVNAIDSTHASIFR
- a CDS encoding ATP-grasp domain-containing protein — encoded protein: MTKRKTVVILGGSRLQVPAIMAAKKFGFHVVCADYNSNAVGFRVADEHSLTSTLDVDAIEELARSVDANFVITSTSDAPVRVAAIVSERLGLPTGISSKDAICATQKDAMRIRLSETGIPMPEFRICNSINEFKAALQHFEFSCIAKPADSAASRGVKLITSENRNLPLDELFDYFRSFSKKGTVMIEERVIGPEVSVEAVTVNGTTSILAITDKLTTKPPFFVELGHSEPTQLSTEIQKMICDVTRKTIETIGIATGPSHTEIVLTEEGPKVIEIAARLGGDFITSHLVPLSTGVNIAEGSVALALGLDYDFSPSAHKGAAIKFITADKPGIIKFINIPNEVKVAAGIEDLSLYVSKNDHIETPHSSNDRIGHVICTGKDTQTAIKLAEWALQRVAVDIS